The genomic window GGGGCGTCCTTGGTGAGGACGAGCTTGTTGACGAGCTCGCCGCCGTCCCCCATGGTCACGACGGTGAGCGAGCAGCCCGTGTCCGCCTGGAACTGGGACTCGATCTCCTTGGGGAGGTTGAAGGAGTCGTGGGTGACGAGGGTGACGGTGCCCGACGGGCTGGCGGTGACGCTCGACGACGAGCCGGACGAGCCGCCGGAGCAGGCGGCCAGGGCGAGGCCGGCGACGGCGGTGGCGGAGCCGGCGAGCACGGCGCGTCGGGTGATGGTGGTGGACACGTGTTCCTCCTAGACGTGGTCAGGAGGGCCCGGGCGTCCGCGGGGCGGCGGACGCGCGGGGAGAACTCGACTTCCTTCGCCGGTGCTGGCCGGAGCAGGTTCGAGGGTCTGCGGTCTCCCGCACTCTCAGCGCCCGTCCCGCGGGGTCCGGTGGGGCGCTCCCCTGTCGTGGTGCGGCCCACGATACGCGCCGCGACGGGCGCCGTGGCACGAGCGGCGCCCGCCCGGGCGCGGTGACCTGACGGCGCTCCCGCTCTCAGCGCCGCGGGGCGTGCAAGGGCGTCACCGTCGCACGCTCCGGCGGTTCCTGCGCGGGAACCCAGTGGGGGACGAAGGGCTCCGGGAGCATCGTGAACCAGTTGTCGAAGTGGTCGGGATCGTCCGCAGGCGGGACGAACGCCGTGCCGATGAGGCGCTGGGCATCATCCCCCGGCCCGCAGAGGGCCTCGACCCACGCCCCCATCTCGACGTGACCCACCTCGACGCCTCGCGTGGCGAGGAGGGCCGCGCCGAGCAGGAAGACGTCGTGGATGACGAGGATCTCCGCGGGCGTGCAGGCGAGCGCCTCGTCCTCGCCGACCCCGAGGACGCAGAGGCGTGCGCTCAGGAGGCTGGCGAGGCTGCGCAGCTGGTAGACGAGCTCGTAGTCGTACCGGGTCAGCCAGAGCTGCGGCAGCGTCTGCCCGATGTGCGTCTCGTCGAGCTCGCCCAGGTGGGAGCCCCGGGGCATCGCCGCGAGATAGTCGAGGTCCTCCGTGAGGGAGCCGTCGTAGACGTGCGCGCCGACGGCGAAGCAACGGGCCGCCCGTTCATCGAGCGTGCGGGCGAGCAGTGGGGAGTAGGTCCGCGCCAGGACCTCAGGAATATCATCCCACGGCGGGATCCCCAGGGCCTCTGCGTCGTCGGTGCGGTCCGCGTCGTACTCGTCGTCGGGGCCCGCCCCGGATGGGGCACCGCCGTCGTATCCCGCGGCGGCGAGCACAGTGCGCATCGCGTCAGCGAGACCGTCGGTGGGCTCGTCGTCGACCAGGCTGTAGGAGGACCCGGGGTCCCAGCCGAAGGACCCGGACGGCGGGAGGTCCCACGGGCGCGGAACGCGGGCGTACCACGGCGTGGGCGGCTCCCAGCCGAGGGCGTCCCAGACGGCGGCCTGCTTGTCCGAGCGGACCTGTGTGCGGCCGGCCTCGTAGTTCCGCCACGTCGGGACCGTGACGCCGGCCGCACGCGCCATCTGGGGCACGTCGAGGCCGAGCTCAAGACGTCGGGCACGCATCGCCTGCGCGATGTCGAGGTCGTCCGGCTCGTGGTGGATCGAGGTCATCGTGCTGCCCTCCCGGAGGACTCGAGGACGGATCGCCACCGCGGACGCGGGAGGCTCCCGATCCACACTAGCGGGTCCGGCACGCAGGCGGGGCGCCGTCGGCCACCGCGGGAGCGGCGCCGTCGCGGTATCCGCGCTGGTGGGGCAGGATGTGCGTGTACGGAACGGCGTCGTCGCACCCCGCGACGCGCGCGCCGTCGTCCCCTCGCGGCCCCGCCGCGAACCGAAGGAACGGAGCACACCATGGCAGCAGACCTCGGATGGAAGGCCACCTCGGCCATCACCACCCTCGTCTCCGGCATCGTCGCCGAGAAGGCCGTCAAGATCGGCTGGAAGCTCGTCACGGGCCACGAGGCCCCGGAGCAGGAGGACCAGCTCCTCACCTACCAGCTCGCCGAGGTCATCGCCTTCGCGGTCATCTCCGGCGCCGCCATGACGGTGACCCGCCAGCTCACGCTGCGCGAGGCCGCCAAGTGGTACGGCGGTCACGAGATCGAGAACCCGCTCGAGGAGAAGAAGCTCAAGGTCCAGGGCTGACCCGTCCTCCCGGTCGGGCCCCGCGCCCAGCCGGGCACCGAGCTCGTACTTCCGCCCCTGAGACCCACGGCAAGGCTGTGGGTCTCAGGGGCGGAGGTACGAGGTGGGCGCGTGAGCCCGTCCTCGCGCCGCGTGCCCGGGGCGGGGCGCCGCTCACCGAACCCCCGGCCGTGACCGTCGCAGCACCCGGCTAGGCTTCCTGCATGACGTCCCTGCAGATCCTTCAGCTCGTGTGCGCGATCGTCGTCGTGGCCACCACCTTCGTCGGTGGTGGCCTCTTCGTGCGCGCGTGTTGTCAGATCGTCCGCAGGATGCGCGTGGGGCGCCCCGCGGGCCGCGACCGCACCCGGCCCGTCGGCCGCCGCCTGTGGCTGCTCGTCTCCGAGGTCCTCGGGCACACCGCCTTCAAGGGACGCCCGTGGATCCGAGTGGCGCACTGGCTCGTCATGGTGAGCTTCCCACTGCTCTTCCTCACCCTCGTCACCGGCTACGGGCAGGTCCTTTCCGGCGCCGGCTACCAGCTCCCCTGGCTCGGCCACCAGGCCTGGTGGGCGTGGGTCGTCGAGGGCATCGCCTGGACCTCGACCGCCGGCATCATCGGCCTCATCGCCGTGCGCACCCGCAACCGCCGGGACGGGGCCGCCGAGCCGCCCTTCGACGCGACGAGCGAGGGCGGCACCCGCACCCGCTCCTCCCGCTTCGCCGGCTCCACGAGCTCCCAGGCCCGCTTCGTCGAGGCCGTCATCCTCGGGGTCGTCGTCTGCGTCCTGGCGCTGCGGATGCTGGAGCACGCGGCCCTCGCGAAGGCCGGGGACCCGCAGGCGGTCTGGACGCAGTTCCCGCTCACCGCCTGGACGGGTGTCGCGCTCACGCACCTGCCGGCGGACGCGATCACCGCCGCCGTCTACGTCGTCGCCACCATCAAGATCGTCATCTCGATGACCTGGATGTTCGTCGTCGGCCTGCAGCCCTCGATGGGCGTCGCCTGGCACCGCTTCCTCGCGATCGTCAACGTCTACGCCCGCCGCGACATGGCCGGCACGACGGCGGACCCGGCCGCCATCGCCGAGCGCACCGGGGAGGAGCCCGACGCCGTCGCCGCGCGCCTGAAGGAGAACGTGCCCGCGGCCCGCACCGGCTCCAAGGCCCTCGGCCCGCTCCTGCCACTCGAGTTCGAGGGGGCCGACGGCGCCCTCGTCGCCCTCACCGCCGCGACTATGGACGACCTCGACGCCGCCATGGAGAAGGCCGACGAGGAGGAGCGCGAGGTCGCACTCGGCGTCGGGCGCGTCCAGGACCTCACCTGGAAGGGTCTGCTCGACTTCTCCACCTGCACCGAGTGCGGCCGCTGCCAGGACCTGTGCCCCGCGTGGAACACCGGCAAGCCCCTGTCCCCCAAGCTCTTCGTCGAGGCCGTGCGCGATCACCACGGCGCCGTCGCTCCCTACCTCGCCGCCGCCGGCACCCTCGGGATCGCCCCCGAGGAGGTCACCGACGCCCAGGCCGCCGACCACGGCGACCTCCTCGCCGACACCCGCTCCGGCCTGGCCGCCGGCTCCGCCCACACCGGCGACGTCCTCGGCGCGCTGCTGGCCGCCAAGGCCGCGCCCACCGAGACCGGCGTCGCCACCCGCCCGGCGCCGCTGGCTGGCGACGTCGTCCCCGCGGACGTCCTGTGGTCGTGCACCACCTGCGGCGCCTGCGTCGACCAGTGCCCGGTGGACATCGAGCACGTCGACCACATCGTCGACGTGCGCCGCCAGCAGGTCCTCATGGAGTCCGCGTTCCCCAAGGAGCTCGGTCAGATGTTCCGCAAGATGGAGTCCAAGGGGAACCCGTGGGGGCTGGCGCCCCGCAAGCGCATGGACTGGGCGAAGGACCTCGACTTCGAGGTGCCCGTCATCGGCGTCGACGTCGAGGACGCGTCCGAGGTCGACTACCTGTTCTGGGTCGGCTGCGCCGGCGCCTACGAGGACCGGGCGAAGAGGACGACGCGCGCCGTCGCCGAGCTGCTGCACGTGGCCGGGGTGCCCTTCGCGGTCCTCGGCGACGCCGAGTCCTGCACGGGCGACCCGGCCCGCCGCGCTGGCAACGAGATCCTCTTCCAGATGCTCGCCGGGCAGAACGTCGAGACCCTCAACGAGGCGAAGGTCCAGCGGATCGTCGTCTCCTGCGCCCACTGCTTCAACACGCTGGCCCGCGAGTACCCGCAGGCCGGCGGGCACTACGAGGTCGTCCACTACACGCAGCTGCTGAACCGGCTCGTGCGCGAGGGGCGGCTGCGGCCAGCGGCGGCCGAGCAGCGGCCCGAGCTGCCGCAGGTGACCTACCACGACGCCTGCTACCTGGGCCGCCACAACCAGGTCTACAACGCGCCGCGCGAGCTCATCGAGGCCACCGGCGCGGACGCCGTCGAGATGCCCCGTAACCACGAGCGGGCCTTCTGCTGCGGCGGCGGCGGGGCGCGCGCCTTCATGGAGGAGTCGATCGGGACGCGCATCGCCGTGGAGCGCTCCCGGGAGGCCATCGGGACGGGTGCGCAGGTCATCGCGACGGCCTGCCCCTTCTGCACGACGATGCTCTCCGACGGCGTGGCGAGCGAGGGCGCGGACGTGCGCGTCACCGACGTCGCGACCCTCATGCTCGAGGCCGTGCGCCGCGGGCAGGACGGACCCGGTGACGCGGAAACGGAGGAGCCCGAGCCCGCGCTCGTGTGAGGGGCGGCGCGAGGACCCGCCTCGTGGGCCCCGCACACGGGAAGCCACGAACCGCCCCGGCTGGAGAGATCCGGCCGGGGCCGCCGTCATGCGTGCGGGGGCGGTCGACGGCGTCCTGGGTCGCAGTCCGGGCACGGCACCCCTCCCGTGCCGGCTCGGGACGCCCCGGTCCGGACCTGCGACCTCGCTCAGTCCAGGCCTGCCAGCTCCTTGGCGCGGGCGAGGACGGCGTCGAGCATCTCCACGGTCATGACACCGGTCGAGGTGTTGTACTGGCTCGTGTGGTAGCTGCCGAGCAGCGTCACCGGGGTGCCGTTCGGGCGGGCGAGCGCGGCCTCGGCGCCGTGGCCGAAGCGCCGCGCCGGACGGGGCACGGTCCAGCCGGAGGCGCGCGCGACCTGGAGGGCCGTCGTCCAGGCGATGCCGCCGAGGGCCAGGATGACGCGCAGCTCCGGGAGGAGCTCGAGCTCGCGGGTGATCCAGGGACGGCAGGTGGTCTTCTCGGCCGTGGTCGGGAGGTTCCCGGGCGGGGCGCAGCGCACGGCGCCTCCGATCCTGATGCTGATCGGCTCGGTGCCGTCGCCGGCCGCCTCGGAGGAACCGCGGGTGGCCAGGCCGGCGCGATGGAGCCCGGCCCAGAGCCAGTCGGAGGACTTGTCGCCGGTGAAGACGCGGCCGGTGCGGTTCGAGCCGTTGGCGGCGGGGGCGAGGCCCATGAGGTAGATCGGTGCGTCGACGGGGCCGAGGGAGAAGGCGGGGCGACCCCAGTAGGGCTGGTCGGCGAAGGCGGCGCGGCGGCCGGTGGTGGCGACCTCCTCACGCCATGCGACGAGGCGGGGGCAGGCGCTGCACACGGAGACGCGGGCGTCGAGCTCGGCGAGGTCGCGGGTGCGGGCCAGGCGGGCGACCCCGGCCGGGGTGCGCGCGACCGGCGTGCTCGCGTCAGCCGGGTCGCCGGGCCAGCCCGTGCCGGGCGGGACGGGCGAGTCGAAGAGCCGGCCGGTGATCGGGTGCGGGTCTGCCATACCCGCCATTGTGGTGCTCTCAGCGGGTCAGAGCGGTGCACGGCGGGCGTCTGCGTGCAGGACGGGCCTCTGATCCGCTGAGCGCACTATCTCGCGCCGGCGGCGGGGCCGGAGCTG from Actinomyces radicidentis includes these protein-coding regions:
- a CDS encoding helix-turn-helix domain-containing protein — encoded protein: MTSIHHEPDDLDIAQAMRARRLELGLDVPQMARAAGVTVPTWRNYEAGRTQVRSDKQAAVWDALGWEPPTPWYARVPRPWDLPPSGSFGWDPGSSYSLVDDEPTDGLADAMRTVLAAAGYDGGAPSGAGPDDEYDADRTDDAEALGIPPWDDIPEVLARTYSPLLARTLDERAARCFAVGAHVYDGSLTEDLDYLAAMPRGSHLGELDETHIGQTLPQLWLTRYDYELVYQLRSLASLLSARLCVLGVGEDEALACTPAEILVIHDVFLLGAALLATRGVEVGHVEMGAWVEALCGPGDDAQRLIGTAFVPPADDPDHFDNWFTMLPEPFVPHWVPAQEPPERATVTPLHAPRR
- a CDS encoding uracil-DNA glycosylase, which produces MADPHPITGRLFDSPVPPGTGWPGDPADASTPVARTPAGVARLARTRDLAELDARVSVCSACPRLVAWREEVATTGRRAAFADQPYWGRPAFSLGPVDAPIYLMGLAPAANGSNRTGRVFTGDKSSDWLWAGLHRAGLATRGSSEAAGDGTEPISIRIGGAVRCAPPGNLPTTAEKTTCRPWITRELELLPELRVILALGGIAWTTALQVARASGWTVPRPARRFGHGAEAALARPNGTPVTLLGSYHTSQYNTSTGVMTVEMLDAVLARAKELAGLD
- a CDS encoding DUF4235 domain-containing protein produces the protein MAADLGWKATSAITTLVSGIVAEKAVKIGWKLVTGHEAPEQEDQLLTYQLAEVIAFAVISGAAMTVTRQLTLREAAKWYGGHEIENPLEEKKLKVQG
- a CDS encoding (Fe-S)-binding protein, which gives rise to MTSLQILQLVCAIVVVATTFVGGGLFVRACCQIVRRMRVGRPAGRDRTRPVGRRLWLLVSEVLGHTAFKGRPWIRVAHWLVMVSFPLLFLTLVTGYGQVLSGAGYQLPWLGHQAWWAWVVEGIAWTSTAGIIGLIAVRTRNRRDGAAEPPFDATSEGGTRTRSSRFAGSTSSQARFVEAVILGVVVCVLALRMLEHAALAKAGDPQAVWTQFPLTAWTGVALTHLPADAITAAVYVVATIKIVISMTWMFVVGLQPSMGVAWHRFLAIVNVYARRDMAGTTADPAAIAERTGEEPDAVAARLKENVPAARTGSKALGPLLPLEFEGADGALVALTAATMDDLDAAMEKADEEEREVALGVGRVQDLTWKGLLDFSTCTECGRCQDLCPAWNTGKPLSPKLFVEAVRDHHGAVAPYLAAAGTLGIAPEEVTDAQAADHGDLLADTRSGLAAGSAHTGDVLGALLAAKAAPTETGVATRPAPLAGDVVPADVLWSCTTCGACVDQCPVDIEHVDHIVDVRRQQVLMESAFPKELGQMFRKMESKGNPWGLAPRKRMDWAKDLDFEVPVIGVDVEDASEVDYLFWVGCAGAYEDRAKRTTRAVAELLHVAGVPFAVLGDAESCTGDPARRAGNEILFQMLAGQNVETLNEAKVQRIVVSCAHCFNTLAREYPQAGGHYEVVHYTQLLNRLVREGRLRPAAAEQRPELPQVTYHDACYLGRHNQVYNAPRELIEATGADAVEMPRNHERAFCCGGGGARAFMEESIGTRIAVERSREAIGTGAQVIATACPFCTTMLSDGVASEGADVRVTDVATLMLEAVRRGQDGPGDAETEEPEPALV